The genome window CCTATCCCGAGCACCTGCCCCAGTTCTCCACCGTGGATGATATGCTGGCCAACAGCCAGCGATACTTTTACGCCCTGCGACTGCAAGACCCTCTGCCGGAACTCCGTTTCAGTGCCAACGCCAATCTGGAAAGACGACTGCTGAGCCGGGCCGCAACCGAAGCGCCGGTGGCCGCCCTGACCAGCGCCTACCTCCCGGACGAACACCGGATCAGGGACAGCGGCACCGGCGGCATCCGGGTGTTGACCTATGCCCGGATCCTCAAGCACAAGCTGCTGCCCCTGCCCGAACTGCTCACCGAGGTGCTGGGCCTGGCCCGCACCGGCATGGGCTGTGCGGTGGAGATTGAATTCGTGGTTGAACTGCCCGACGCAGGGAACACGGGCGCCTTTTACCTCCTGCAGACCCGGCCGATCGCCGCTGGCGGAAAAACCGCGCCGGTGCGGATTGGCGAGCAGGAAAAAAAACAGGCCTTCTGCGTCTCAAGCCAGGCCCTGGGCAACGGCGAACTGGAGGACATCGCCGATATCGTCCAGGTGCGGCTGGACTCGCCCGAGGCCGGCGCCAACAAACAGGCGGCCCGGGAGATAGCCAAATTCAACAGCCGGCTGCTCAAGGAAGAACGGCCCTATCTTTTAATCGGACCGGGCCGCTGGGGCTCGGCCGACCCCTGGCTGGGGATCCCGGTCCAGTGGCAGGATATCTCCGGGGTCGGGGTCATGCTCGAACACCGGAGCCGCCACTTTTCCGCCGATCCTTCCCAGGGCACCCATTTCTTCCAGAATATCACCGCCATGGGGATCCCCTATTTCACCATCAATGAAAAAAAACCGAAAAAAGGCGATTTTTTCGACTGGCAGTGGCTGGCCCGCCAGCCGGCCCATGTCGAGACCGGATTAATCCGCCATATCCGCTTCAAGACCCCCTTTACCATCAAAATCGACGGCAGCACCTCCCACGGCATCATGTACATGAAGAGGAGAAAATCATGAACGACATCATGGAGTTGATCACCACCAGGGACCCCGGCCAGAAGGAGTTTCACCAGGCCGTACATGAGGTGTTGGAATCGGTGAAACCGGTGCTGGATCGCAACCGGGAATACCGGCAGGCCGGAATGCTGGAGCGGATCGTCGAACCGGAGCGGGTGATTCTCTTCCGGGTGCCCTGGATGGATGACCAGGGTCAGGTCCGGGTAAACCGGGGGTTCCGGGTGGAGATGAACAGCGCCCTTGGTCCCTATAAGGGGGGACTGCGCTTCCACCCCTCGGTCAACCTGGGGATCATGAAATTCCTTGCCTTTGAGCAGGTGTTCAAGAACAGCCTGACCACCCTGTCCATGGGCGGCGGCAAGGGCGGTTCCGACTTCAACCCCAAGGGGCGATCGGACGCCGAGGTGATGCGCTTCTGTCAGAGCTTCATGGCTGAACTCTTCCGCCATATCGGGGCCAACACCGATATTCCGGCCGGCGATATCGGGGTGGGGGCCCGGGAGATCGGCTTTCTCTTCGGCATGTACAAGAAACTGAAAAACGAATTTACCGGGGTGCTGACCGGCAAGAGCCTGGCCTGGGGCGGCAGCCTGATCCGGCCCCAGGCCACTGGCTACGGGGCGGTCTATTTTGCCGCCGAGATGCTGGCCACCCGTGCTGAAACCATGGCCGGCAA of Desulfobacterales bacterium contains these proteins:
- the gdhA gene encoding NADP-specific glutamate dehydrogenase, translated to MNDIMELITTRDPGQKEFHQAVHEVLESVKPVLDRNREYRQAGMLERIVEPERVILFRVPWMDDQGQVRVNRGFRVEMNSALGPYKGGLRFHPSVNLGIMKFLAFEQVFKNSLTTLSMGGGKGGSDFNPKGRSDAEVMRFCQSFMAELFRHIGANTDIPAGDIGVGAREIGFLFGMYKKLKNEFTGVLTGKSLAWGGSLIRPQATGYGAVYFAAEMLATRAETMAGKTCLVSGSGNVAQYTAEKILELGGRVVTMSDSSGMILDEQGLDREKLDLIMELKNIRRGRIKEYVDHYPGAVYTEADPGLDYNPLWDVPAGCAFPCATENEINGRDAENMVKNRISLVSEGANMPATPEAVNIFLEHGLLYAPGKAANAGGVAVSGLEMAQNSMRLHWPREEVDNRLKQIMHSIHHTCLEAAAEYGEPGNYLVGANIAGFIKVVDAMLDQGLV